The Blattabacterium cuenoti genomic interval TAAACAATATGCTGAAGAAGTAAAACAAGTAGTAGACATGGGGGGGCAAGTTGCAATAGTAATAGGAGGTGGAAATATATTTAGAGGATTTACTACTTCTAAAAAAGAGGAAAAAACAATTAATCGTATCGAAGGAGATTATATGGGAATGTTAGCAACTGTTATAAATGGAATAGCTTTTCAATCTTATTTAGAAAATGTAGGAATTTGCACATATATTCAAACAGCAATTAGAATGGATCAAATAGCTGAACCTTTTGGTAAAGATAGAGCAATTAGACATCTGGAAAAAGGAAGAGTTGTAATATTCGTTGCTGGATTAGGAAATCCATATTTTACAACTGATACTGCAGCAGTATTACGTGCAATAGAAATAAATGCCGATGTTTTATTAAAAGGCACTAAAGTAGATGGAATTTATACTACAGATCCAGAAAAAGATAAATTTGCAAAAAAACTTAAAAACATATCTTTTGATATGGTTTACAAAATGGGAATAAAAGTAATGGATCAAACAGCTTTTATTTTAGGAAATGAAAATAATTTACCAATTGTTATTTTCGATATCAATAGGAAAGAAAATTTTAAAAAATTAGTATCAGGTGAAGAAATAGGTACTTTAGTTTATAAAAATTAATAATCTTATGGAAGATCTTATGGAAGATTTAAATAAAATTTTCTCTTTTTGCAAAAAAGATATGCAAAATGTTTTTTTAAAATTAAAAAAGGAAATACATACAATTAGATTAGGTAGTAAATCGGTAGCTTATTCATTAAGTAATATTAAAGTAAAATGCTACGGAGCATATTCACTATTATTAGAAGTATCAAATATTACTACTGTAGATAACATGAATATTATTATTAAACCTTGGGATAAAACAATACTTTCACAAATAGAAAAATCAATTATAGATTCAAATTTAGGTGTAACTCCAACAAATAGAGGAGATACAATACATATATTAATTCCTGTAATAACAGAAGAAGGCAGAAAAAATATTATAAAAAATATTAAAATACAATCAGAAAAAGCAAAAGTACATATAAGGAATATAAGAAAAAAAAATAATAATAATATAAAAAAGTTAAAAATATCTAAAGATATTTATAAAAAAGGTGAGATCCATATACAAATAATTACAGATAAATATACTAAAAAAATAGATGAATTCTTTTTATATAAAGAAAATGAGATATTAAAAATATAAAAATGACAATAAAAAAATATTCTGTAAAAGAATTATTAGATAAAGGAATTATTTTTTTAAATAAAAAAATATTAGTTGAAGGATGGATTCGTTCTTTTCGTAATTCCATTTTTATTTCTTTGAATGATGGATCTACCGTTAAAAATTTACAAATTGTTCTTCCAAAAAATTTGGAAAAAAAAGTTTTAAATAAAATAACAATTGGAACTTCTATAAAATCAATTGGATTAATAAAAAGAAGCATAGGCAACAAACAAAATATTGAGTTACAATCTATAAATTTTACTATCTACAAATCAGTAGATAGTAAGTTACTTCAAAAATCTATTTTACAACCTAAAAAGCATAGTTTAGAAAAAGTTAGAACACAATCTCATTTACGTTTTCAGACAAATTTATTTAGTTGTATAATGAGAATTAGACACTGTATTTCTTTTTCTATACACAAGTATTTCCATGAACATAATTTTTTTTATATACATACTCCAATTATTACTACTTCAAATTGTGAAGGTATTGGAAAAATGTTTCAAGTAACTACTCTTGATTTTAGTAAAAATACAATAGATTATGAAAAAGATTTTTTTAAATGCAAAACTTATTTGAGTGTATCAGGTCAATTAGAAGCAGAATCTGCTAGTATAGGATTAGGTAAAGTGTATACTTTTGGACCTGTTTTTCGTGCAGAAAATTCAAATACTTCTAGACATTTATCTGAATTTTGGATGGTAGAACCTGAAGTAGCTTTTTACAATTTAGAAAAAATTATAAACTTAGCTGAAAATTTATTAAAATTTGTTATACAATACATTCTTTATAATTGTACAGAAGATTTATCATTTTTAAATGACAATATAAAAAAATGGAATAAAGATAAATTTTATCTTATAGATAAATTGGAACATATATTACAGTCTAAATTTCAAAAAATTAGTTATACAGATGTAATAAAAATACTAAATAAAAAAAAAAAAAAAGAAAAAAACAATACACATCCAATTACTTGGGGAATGGACATTCAATCGGAACATGAACAATATTTAGTTAATGAATATTTCAAAAAAATTCCTGTAATTATATTTGATTATCCGATTGGAATTAAAGCATTTTATATGCGTATTAATGATGATGGTAAAACTGTAAGAGCTATAGATATTTTATTTCCAAATATAGGAGAAATTGTTGGAGGATCTCAAAGAGAAGAACGTTATGAAATATTATTCAAACGAGTAAAAGATATGAATATAGATACAAATAAGCTTTGGTGGTATTTAGAAACACGTAAATTTGGATCAGTTCCTCATAGTGGGTTTGGGTTAGGTTTTGATAGATTAGTTCAATTTATTACTGGAATGAATAATATTCGTGATGTAATTCCATTTTCCAGAACTCCTAATAATGCAGAATTTTAAATATTATTATGTTAAAACATAAATTAATACAAAAAGTACATCATAGACTTTCTCCTCAACAAATAAAATTATTAAAATTAGTTCAATTATCTACTTTGGATTTTGAGAAAAGAGTACAACAGGAATTAGAGGAAAATCCAGCTTTAGAAGAAGAACATTTTTCTATTTACGAATCTGAAGAAGATAATGTAATAGATTTTGAGTCTTTAAAAAACGAAAATAAATATGATGAAAATAATTCTTATGAAACATATGATAATTTAAATGAAGAAGAATATGAAAGTTTTAATAAAGAAAATTTATATGTAACAAATAATAATAAAAATTCTATTATTTATAAGAACATAACTGTTACTTATAATACTTCTTTTCAAGAATATTTAAGGAATCAATTACATACTTTTAGATTTTTAAATAAAGAAGATTTATACATTGCCGATTTTATATTGGGGAACATAGATGATAACGGGTATATAAGAAGAACAACAAAATCAATGGCAGATGATATTATGTTAATATTTGGAAAATCAATAAAAGAAGAAAAAATAGAACAATTGCTTATAGAATATATACAAAAATTAGATCCAATAGGAATTGGATCTAGAAATCTACAAGAATGTCTTTTTATTCAATTGAATAGAGAAAGAAAATCAGAAGATATTTTTATAGCAGAAAAAATTATAAGTAATTATTTTGAATATCTAGTAAAGAAAAATTACCATAAACTGCAAAAAAAATTAGGAGTAACAAAAAAAAAATTAAAAAAAGCTATTTGTAAAATAAAAAAACTTAATCCAAAACCTGGAAAAATATTTTCTGAAAACTATAAAAATTTTCACAATATAATTCCAGATTTCACTATTTCTATTTTAGATGAAAAATTAGAATTATCCATTAATCATAGAAATACTCCAGAATTAATAGTATCACCTTCATATGTAAAAATGTTAAAAAAGTACTATAAATTTTCAAATAAAGAAAACCAAGAAAAACATGAAAAAACTTTTTATTTTATAAAAAGTAAAATAAATTCAGCAAAATGGTTTGTTGATGCAATTAAACAACGTAAAAACACTTTGCTTTTAACTATGAATGCTATTATGGATTATCAAAAAGAATATTTTTTAACTGGAGATCCAATAAAAATTAAACCAATGATTTTAAAAAACATTTCTCAAAAAATTGGAATAGGAATATCTACTGTTTCCAGAGTCGCTAACAGAAAATATGTAAATACTCCATATGGAACATTTTTAATTAAAAGTTTTTTTTCCGAAAAAATGAAAAATAAAGAAGGAGATGAAATTTCTTCTATTAAAATAAAAAAATACTTAAAAGAATTTATATCTCAAGAAAACAAAAAAAAACCTCTTACAGATGAAAAATTATCTAATATTTTTAAAAAAAAAGGTTATATAATCGCGAGAAGAACTATAACAAAATATAGATCTAAAATGAATATTCCTATATCAAAAATGAGAAAAACATTATAATTTTCTTAATTTTATTAAATAATAGATAAAATGTATAATTTACGTACATTACATATTTTTTTATTAATATAATAATGAATAATTAATAATGTTGGAGAAAAAAAAAGGCCTATTATCTAAAATATTTTTATTATGTATTCTATTTTAGGATATTTTTCAAATAAATTCCATATATAATATTTTTTCATTTCTTTATAAGAATCTACAACTTTATAAGTTGTCTATTTTTTTATTTTTTTTAACATATCTCAATTTTATCTTCCTCTAAATTATAAAGATTATTTAATATTTTTTCCACATAAAGGGCTAAAGTCCCTAATAGTTTTTATAGTAAAAAAACTTACTGTAAAAGAACTCCTTGTATTGTATTGTTTTGTAAAATTAGATTTTATAAAATATTATTATAATAAAACGAATAAAATAATAAATACTTTTGTTAACTTATAAACTAGATTAATCTATAGATTGTTCCATTTCTTCAGTTATTAAACATGATAAATAATCTATATTATTTTATTATTTTTATTATTATTAAAAATTATTTTATTTATTCATTTAAATTTAAACCTTAATATGTTTATACAGTAATCTTAGTATTAAGAATAACTGAATAAAGTTTTATTTTTTTTAGCAATAAAACTATTCCATTTGCTCTAATGGGAGAAAGGAAATTATTAAATCCTATTTCATAAATAAAATTGTAATTAGAATAAACAATTTCAATAGGATGAAGACCTGAATACATTCTTATCATTAAAGCAGCAATTCCTTTTGGAATTAAAGCATCGCTATCAGCATCAAAAAAAACACGTTTATTTTTCAATTTCGCTTCTACCCAAACTTGTGATTGACATCCATGAATTAATTTGTCTTCAGATCTAAATTCATCTGTTTTTTTTTTTAAAATATTTCCTAACTTAATTAAATACTTATATTTATCTTCCCAATTATTAATAATATTAAATTCATTTTTTATTATTTTCTCCCTTTTTTCTAAAGTCATTTATTACTTTTTATTTACAAAATACAAAAATAGAAAAATATTACATTTTAATTATAAGTATTTTTTCTTGCTAATTTTGCAGCTTTTGTCATATTTTTAAGTGATTTTAATACTTCATCCCAATTTCTAGTTTTTAAGCCACAATCTGGATTAATCCAAATATTTTTAATTGGTATTAATAAAGTAGCTTTTTTAATTAATTCAAAAATTTCTTTAACAGTAGGAATCCTAGGAGAATGTATATCATATACACCAGGCCCTATTTCATTAGGATAAGAAAATTCTGAAAAAGCTTTTAACAAGTCCATCCCTGATCTATATGTTTCTATAGTTATAACGTCTGCATCTAAATCTGCAATATATTTTAGTATATCATTAAATTGACTATAACACATATGCGTATGAATTTGAGTATCATCTTTTACTCCACTTGAAGAAATATGAAAAGCTTTAATAGACCAATTAAAATACTTTTTCCAATTCTTTTTCTTTAAAGGTAGTCCTTCTCTTAAAGCAGGTTCATCAATCTGTATTATTCGTATTCCAGAATTTTCTAAAGATAGGACTTCTTCTCTAATAGCCCATGCTATTTGAAACGCAGTTTCATGTACAGGTTGATCATTTCTAACAAATGACCACTGTAAAATAGTTACTGGGCCAGTCAACATTCCTTTTATAAATTTATTTGTTTTAGATTTTGCAAAAGTCATCCATTCAATTGTCATATCTCCTTTTCTACTAACATCTCCATAAATAATAGGTGGTCTTACGCATCTACTTCCATAACTTTGTACCCATCCATTATCAGTAGGAACAATTCCATTTAATTTATCTGAAAAATATTCTACCATATCAGTTCTCTCAAATTCTCCATGTACTAAAACGTCTAAACCTATATCTTCCTGTATATTAATAACATTTACAATAAATTCCTGGATTTTTTTTATGTAATTTTTTTTACTTATCTTTTTATTACGAAATTTATTACGTATACTTCGTATTTCTTTAGTTTGTGGAAAAGATCCTATTGTTGTAGTAGGAAATATTGGAAGATTAAATTTTATTTTTTGTTTTTCTTGTCTATATTTAAAAACATTTTTTCTTTTCAAATTTTCCTTTTTATCAGATATTTCTTTAATCTTTTCATTATAAGAACTAGATTTATTTTTAATTTTTTTCATTAAAAAATAATTTTCAGATAAAATTTTTTTATTCCCTTTTACAATTTTTTCTAAGTCATTTAATTCATTAATTTTTTGCTTAGCAAAAGCTATTCTATTTTTTATATCTGTATGAATATTTATCTCATTTTCCACATCTATAGGTACATGTAATAATGAGCAACTAGGAGCTAACATTACATTATCTTCTCCTATTGA includes:
- the pyrH gene encoding UMP kinase, with translation MKYKRSLLKLSGEALMGNNEFGFHYNRLKQYAEEVKQVVDMGGQVAIVIGGGNIFRGFTTSKKEEKTINRIEGDYMGMLATVINGIAFQSYLENVGICTYIQTAIRMDQIAEPFGKDRAIRHLEKGRVVIFVAGLGNPYFTTDTAAVLRAIEINADVLLKGTKVDGIYTTDPEKDKFAKKLKNISFDMVYKMGIKVMDQTAFILGNENNLPIVIFDINRKENFKKLVSGEEIGTLVYKN
- a CDS encoding ribosome-recycling factor; translated protein: MEDLMEDLNKIFSFCKKDMQNVFLKLKKEIHTIRLGSKSVAYSLSNIKVKCYGAYSLLLEVSNITTVDNMNIIIKPWDKTILSQIEKSIIDSNLGVTPTNRGDTIHILIPVITEEGRKNIIKNIKIQSEKAKVHIRNIRKKNNNNIKKLKISKDIYKKGEIHIQIITDKYTKKIDEFFLYKENEILKI
- the rpoN gene encoding RNA polymerase factor sigma-54, with the translated sequence MLKHKLIQKVHHRLSPQQIKLLKLVQLSTLDFEKRVQQELEENPALEEEHFSIYESEEDNVIDFESLKNENKYDENNSYETYDNLNEEEYESFNKENLYVTNNNKNSIIYKNITVTYNTSFQEYLRNQLHTFRFLNKEDLYIADFILGNIDDNGYIRRTTKSMADDIMLIFGKSIKEEKIEQLLIEYIQKLDPIGIGSRNLQECLFIQLNRERKSEDIFIAEKIISNYFEYLVKKNYHKLQKKLGVTKKKLKKAICKIKKLNPKPGKIFSENYKNFHNIIPDFTISILDEKLELSINHRNTPELIVSPSYVKMLKKYYKFSNKENQEKHEKTFYFIKSKINSAKWFVDAIKQRKNTLLLTMNAIMDYQKEYFLTGDPIKIKPMILKNISQKIGIGISTVSRVANRKYVNTPYGTFLIKSFFSEKMKNKEGDEISSIKIKKYLKEFISQENKKKPLTDEKLSNIFKKKGYIIARRTITKYRSKMNIPISKMRKTL
- the asnS gene encoding asparagine--tRNA ligase translates to MTIKKYSVKELLDKGIIFLNKKILVEGWIRSFRNSIFISLNDGSTVKNLQIVLPKNLEKKVLNKITIGTSIKSIGLIKRSIGNKQNIELQSINFTIYKSVDSKLLQKSILQPKKHSLEKVRTQSHLRFQTNLFSCIMRIRHCISFSIHKYFHEHNFFYIHTPIITTSNCEGIGKMFQVTTLDFSKNTIDYEKDFFKCKTYLSVSGQLEAESASIGLGKVYTFGPVFRAENSNTSRHLSEFWMVEPEVAFYNLEKIINLAENLLKFVIQYILYNCTEDLSFLNDNIKKWNKDKFYLIDKLEHILQSKFQKISYTDVIKILNKKKKKEKNNTHPITWGMDIQSEHEQYLVNEYFKKIPVIIFDYPIGIKAFYMRINDDGKTVRAIDILFPNIGEIVGGSQREERYEILFKRVKDMNIDTNKLWWYLETRKFGSVPHSGFGLGFDRLVQFITGMNNIRDVIPFSRTPNNAEF
- the metE gene encoding 5-methyltetrahydropteroyltriglutamate--homocysteine S-methyltransferase, with the protein product MLKHNLGYPRIGNKRELKKACESYWTNNIDLNTLIKVGEKIRKENWILQKSSGLDLIQCNDFSFYDHVLDMSLLLGVIPDSYLEISIIKNHFDLYFSMARGFQKNEWDIKAMEMTKWFNTNYHYIVPEFKKDQKFYIYSNKIFNELEELKFLLKDIEKVKPILIGPITYLFLGKEKDKFFNRIDLIDNILPTYIEIINKLKNRGIYWIQLDEPILSLDLSEKYKSIFQYAYNKLSEKCSGISILLATYFDGISENISVLKNIKIKAIHIDLVEDINQLDIVIDFVIKSDITLSLGIVDGKNIWKNDYYKSIKIIEKTIKSIGEDNVMLAPSCSLLHVPIDVENEINIHTDIKNRIAFAKQKINELNDLEKIVKGNKKILSENYFLMKKIKNKSSSYNEKIKEISDKKENLKRKNVFKYRQEKQKIKFNLPIFPTTTIGSFPQTKEIRSIRNKFRNKKISKKNYIKKIQEFIVNVINIQEDIGLDVLVHGEFERTDMVEYFSDKLNGIVPTDNGWVQSYGSRCVRPPIIYGDVSRKGDMTIEWMTFAKSKTNKFIKGMLTGPVTILQWSFVRNDQPVHETAFQIAWAIREEVLSLENSGIRIIQIDEPALREGLPLKKKNWKKYFNWSIKAFHISSSGVKDDTQIHTHMCYSQFNDILKYIADLDADVITIETYRSGMDLLKAFSEFSYPNEIGPGVYDIHSPRIPTVKEIFELIKKATLLIPIKNIWINPDCGLKTRNWDEVLKSLKNMTKAAKLARKNTYN
- a CDS encoding SufE family protein; this translates as MTLEKREKIIKNEFNIINNWEDKYKYLIKLGNILKKKTDEFRSEDKLIHGCQSQVWVEAKLKNKRVFFDADSDALIPKGIAALMIRMYSGLHPIEIVYSNYNFIYEIGFNNFLSPIRANGIVLLLKKIKLYSVILNTKITV